The sequence GAACACCCGAAGGAGTAATGTATATTTTTTCTCCATTTTTAATAGAAACATTACCCCATGTTCCTTTAACAAGTCCAAATTCATTTATTTTTTTAGTAATGTTTAAAATTTCTTCTTTTATCATAGTTTTATATTATCTCCTTCGATTTTTAATTTTATGGTGCCTTTATAAATTTAAAAACTGCTTTTAACAATTAAACCAAAATTCAGATTTATAAAAATACTCTTCGATATCACATCTTTATCTAACGTTTTTGTTTTTCCATTTTTCTAACTTCTATATTTTAAAATGTTATCATTAGCTGCTATAAGAAAATAATCAAAGATAAATCCTATTAATAAAAAAGGACAAATTATAAAACTCTTTAAAATTTAATGAATCCTTTTTCTATTCAAATAAAATTTAAATAAAGTAGCGTTATAATAATCTAATGAATAAATAATAGGCAAACTTGAATAATCATAAACAGTTTGCTTTAATAATAAAAATAAAATATCCTCGCTTATTTTCAAACTTTTAGCTTCTTTTTTATCGAAAAAAAACGGCTGAATTTCCGCCAAAGCCCCATTTATGGTTATTCCTAAATCCTCTTCAAAATATCTGATCATAGATTCTTTTGGGAAAAATTTTGGTATATTCTCTTTGAAAATTTTTATTGGAACTGAACTTATAGAATACACGGCAAACTCTTTATTCGCATATCTCTTGCGGTAGTAAGTAACAATTTTTTCGCCTTCTTTAAGATCTAACTTTTCTTTTATTTCTTTAGTTGGTTCTGTAATTTCTACTTTTATGTATTCGGTGCTGGGTTCATAATTAAGATTTTCGATAACCTCTGTGACACCACCTAAATTTTCCACCCCGCTTTCCATTTTTAATGGCTTTTTTCTTAAAAAAGTTCCCTTCCCTTGCTTTTTATAAACTATGCCTTCTTGAGATAGTTGAGCTATAGCTTCTCTCAACGTTACTCTACTAATATTAAATATATTTACAAAATCTGTTTCTGAAGGGAGTTTCTCTCCTGGTTTTAAATCCTTCTGTTCTATGTATTCTATAATTTTTTCTTTCACTATCGCAC is a genomic window of Petrotoga sp. 9PW.55.5.1 containing:
- a CDS encoding GntR family transcriptional regulator; this translates as MIISKETLVLEKVNIKLADFLERKRSPLSAIVKEKIIEYIEQKDLKPGEKLPSETDFVNIFNISRVTLREAIAQLSQEGIVYKKQGKGTFLRKKPLKMESGVENLGGVTEVIENLNYEPSTEYIKVEITEPTKEIKEKLDLKEGEKIVTYYRKRYANKEFAVYSISSVPIKIFKENIPKFFPKESMIRYFEEDLGITINGALAEIQPFFFDKKEAKSLKISEDILFLLLKQTVYDYSSLPIIYSLDYYNATLFKFYLNRKRIH